Sequence from the Deltaproteobacteria bacterium genome:
TCGAGCTCGAGTACCGCCTGGCCCCGCTGCTCACGGTCTCCGGCTATTTCGAGGGCGCGCTGGCTCCCTTTCCCTACGCGGCACAGCGCAACCTCGGCGACCTCTCCGACGCGAGCGAGATCCGCCTCCGCCTCCAAGTCTCCGTCGACGTCAGCCCTCGGACGGCCGTGGACGTCGGCTACGACTTCACCCGATGGCACGCGAGTTTTTCCGGCTCCAGCGTGCTGGACCCGTCGCGGGCGGCGGACCAGGCGCTCCTCCTCGAAGCCCGGGAGCACGCGATCACGTTCGGGGTGCGCTGGAAGCCTTGAACGGGACCCCCGCGAAGGTTACGGTGCGACTGCCATGGCCTTTCCCGCCGACCGACCCCGCCGCCTTCGCCGGACCGAGACCTTGCGCAATCTCGTGCGCGAGACGCGCCTCGTCCCCAGCGACTTCATGCTGCCGCTGTTCGCGGTCTCGGGGCGCGGCGTGCGAAAGCCCATCGCCTCGATGCCCGGGGTCGCGCAGCTCTCCGTCGACAATGTGGTGGAGGAGGCGCGGGGCGCCTACAACGCCGGCGTCCGCTCTCTCATCCTCTTTGGCATTCCGGATCGGAAGGACGCCGAAGGATCCAGCGCGTGGGATCCCAACGGCCCGGTCTGCACGGGCTTCAAGGCGCTGAAGAGCGCGCTCCCAGACATGGTCCTCGTGGCCGACGTCTGCATGTGCGAGTACACCGACCACGGACACTGCGGTCCGCTCGAGCGGGACGCGCGCGGACACGTCGCCGTGGCCAACGACCGGACGCTGCCGCTGCTGGCCCGCGCCGCGGTGGCTTATGCGCAGGCCGGCGCCGACGTCGTCGCGCCGAGCGACATGATGGACGGGCGGGTCGCCGCCATCCGCAAAGCTCTCGACGAGAACGGGCTCAGCGAGACGCCGATCATGAGCTACGCGGTGAAGTACGCCAGCGGCTTCTATGGCCCCTTCCGCGAGGCCGCCCAGAGCGCTCCAAAGGAGGGCGATCGCCGCGGATACCAGATGGATCCCGCCAACGTCCGCGAGGCGCGCCGCGAGGCGCTCCTGGACGTCGCCGAAGGGGCAGACATCGTGATGGTGAAGCCGGCCCTGGCATACCTCGACGTGATCGCCGAGGTGAAGCGCACCACCAACCTTCCCATCGCCGCTTACAACGTCTCCGGCGAATACTCGATGCTGAAGGCCGCGGCGCAAGCCGGCTGGATCGACGAGAAGCGCGTCTGCCTCGAGATCCTGACGGGCATCAAGCGCGCCGGGGCGGACATCATCCTCACGTACTCCGCCGCCGAAGCGGCGCGATGGCTGCAGGATTGATGGACCCGGCTGAGCCTCCGGGTCAGCGCCCGTCGTATCCGCCGGCGGACTTCCGGCGCCGCGTCTTCGCCCGGGCGATCGACCTGTTGGTCGCGCTCGCGCCGCTCCTGCTCGTCGCGCGTGGGCATCCGCTGGCCACCGCTCTGCTCTGCGCGGGACTGCTGCTCTTCGCCGACTCGCTGTTCGGTCCTGGTCGGTCGCTGGGAAAGCGCCTCGCGGGGCTGCGCGTCGTCGTCCTCGCCACGCGGCGGCCGGCCGGAGTGCGCGAGTCCGTCCTGCGCAACGGCGTGTTCATGCTGGCGGCGGCGCCGATGCTCGCCGGCGCTCCCCCGCAGCTCTCCGGCGCCGCGCTCGCCTGCATCGTCGTGCTCGAGGCCGGCATCGCCCTGCGCCCGCTGAGCCGCGACCTTGGACAGCGCCGCCTCGGCGACTTCATCGCCGGCACCCAGGTGATCGACGCCCGCCTTGCTCTCGGCCTCGAGGCGCGCCCTCTCGCCAAAGCCTCGGCTGCTCCCGTTCCACTCGCCTCCCGGGCAGCCCGGCAGAAGGACTCCACGGCATGCGCATCGCCCTGACGCACAACCTTCGCCTCACCGATTCCGAAGACGAGGCGGAGTTCGACACCCGCGAGACCATCGACGCCCTCTCCATCGCACTGGAGCGCCTTGGACACCGCGTCGACCGCATCGAGGTGAGCGGACCTGCCAGCCGCACCGCGGCGCGGCTCGAGGCATACGCGCCGGACCTGGTGTTCAACACCGCCGAAGGGCGGAGAGGCCGCTTCCGCGAGGCGTTCTATCCGGCGCTGTTCGACGAGCTGGGATTTCCCTATACGGGATCGGATGCCTGGGTGCTGGCCGTCACGCTGGACAAGGCACTCACCAAGCTGGTGCTGCGCGAGCACGGCGTGGTCTCGCCAAAGGGACAGTTCGTCGAGGAGATCTCCGACCTGAAGCTGGAAGGTTGGCGCTTTCCGGTGATCGTGAAGCCCAACTTCGAAGGCAGCTCCAAGGGCATCACGCAGGAGTCGGTGGTGGAGGATCGCCAGCGGCTCCGCGCGCTCGCCGAGAAGCAGCTGGCCCGGTTTCCCGCCGGCGTGCTGATCGAGGAGTTCATCCCCGGCCGCGACCTGACCGTCGCCTTCCTGGAGAAGTGCGGTCCCGACCGCGCGGGCGTTCTCTCCCCGGTCGAGTACGTGATCGCCGAGTCGGAATTGTCCAAGCGGCGGTACCGGATCTACGACTACGACCTCAAGTCGGTGCACTTCGACGCCGTCGACGTGCGCTGCCCGGCGGAGTTTCCTCCCTGGGTCCTCGAGCGCGCCCAGGACATGGCGCGGCGGGCGTACAAGGCGCTGGGCGTGCGCGATCTCGGCCGCATCGACTTCCGCGTCGCCGAGGACGGGCAGGTGTACTTCATCGAGATCAACGCGCTCCCTTCGCTGGAGCCCGGCGCGGGGATCTACGCCGCCGCCGCGCTCGAGGGGCTGCATACCGATGCGGTGCTCGGCAAAGTAGTGGAGAGCGCCGTCGCCCGATGGGGTCTCAAGGATCCGCGCCGCTCGGGCAGCCGGCCGCCGCGCCGGGGACCGCTCCGCGTCGGTTTCACCTACAACGTCAAGCGCGTGAAGCCGGCACTCGACGGCACCCGCGACGAGGAGGCCGAGTACGACGCCCCCGCCACCATCCAGGCGGTCCGCGAGGCGATCGCGGCCTCGGGGCACGAGGTGATCGACCTGGAGGCGACCGCGGATCTCCCCTCCCTGATCGAGACCGCCAAGCCCGACCTGGTCTTCAACATGGCGGAAGGGATCAAGGGGCGAAACCGCGAGTCGCAGGTGCCGGCGCTGCTCGAGCTGCTCGACATCCCCTACAGCGGATCGGACCCGGCGGCGCTGAACATCGCGCTCGACAAGGCGCTGGCGAAGAAGATCGTCCGGCAGCACGGGATCCTCACCCCGAACTTCTTCACCATGAACACCGGCAAGGAGCGCCTGCCCAAAGACCTCCGGTTTCCGCTGATCGTGAAGCCCATCGCCGAGGGCAGCTCCAAGGGCGTCCACGCGACGAGCGTGGTGGAGAATGAGGGCGAGTTGCGCGAGGCGGCGCACAAGATGATCGTCAAGTACGACCAGCCTGCGCTGGTCGAGGACTACATCGGCGGCCGCGAGTTCACCGTCGGAATGCTGGGCGAGCGCCGTCCCAAGGTGCTGCCTCCGATGGAGGTGGTCTTCCTCGACGAGAGCGAGATCCGCCCGGTGTACTCGTTCGAGTTCAAGCAAGACTCGTCCTCGAAGATCCGCTACGACGTCCCGGCGAAGCTCGAGCCCGGTCAGCTCAAGGCCCTTGAACGCGCGGCCCGCGAGTGCTTCATCGCCCTGGGCTGCCGTGACGTCGCCCGCGTCGACTTCCGCATGGACGAGCAGGGAAAGGTCTACTTCCTCGAGTGCAACCCGCTGCCGGGGCTGACTCCGGGGTGGAGCGACCTGGTGCTGATCGCCAAGGCGGCGGGCATGGAATACAACGCGCTGATCGCCGACATCCTCTCCGGCGCCATCCGCCGCTACAAGGAGCGCGAACGGGAGCGCAGGACCGAGACCCGTACGCCGGAGGCCGGCAAGGCGCCGAACGGCGTCAACGGGACGCACTCGGCCCCTCCGCTGGCGAGCCCGGACGAGTCGCGAGTCATCGCGGTGCCGACATCCGGGACGTAATCAGGCCTATTCAGTCAAACCAGCTTCGCGCAGCCAAGCAACGAAAGCGGCGTTGTTGGAGCGTTGCGCGAGAGAAAGTGCGGTCTCGCCCTTGTCGCCGTGGCGGTGGAGATCCGCTCCCCGACGTGCCAGCAGCTGTGCGGGCTGCAAATAACCCTTTGTCGCCGAAACGAGAAGGGGCGTGAAGCCGTGCACGTCGGGACGATCGACCTGCGCGCCGGCGTCGAGCAAAGTCTCCACCGTCTCCGTGTGGTTGTTGACGGCGGCCATGATGAGAGGCGTCCCGCCATTCTGGTCCTGGACGTTCACGTTCGCTCCGTGCTCGAGGAGCAGGCGCGCGATCGCGGTATTTCCATAGAAAGACGCCTCCATCAGCGGAGTCCTGCCGATCGCGTCCGGCAAGTCGATGGCCGCCTTCTGATCGAGGAGGTACCGGACTACCGCTTCCCGATCCATTGCGCTCGCAGCGTGCAGCGCCGTCACGTTCAGAGCAGTGTCCGCCGCATCGAGAGGGACACCGCGCTCGACCAGCATCCGGCATAGCATCATGTGCCCTCGATAGGCGGCGAGAGCGAGCGTCGTTTGCCCGGTGGGCGTGCGCGCCTGCACATCCGCCCCCCTTTCGATGAGCAGGCGAGCCGTCTCGACGTGTTCCTGGCCGAGCGCGACGAGGAGAGGCGTCCAGCCGCGATCGGCCTGGTTGACGTTCTCTCCATGGTCGAGCAGTTCCCGTACGCGGATGTTGTCGCCCACATAGGCGGCGTGCATCAGCGTTGGAGTGCAGGCAGCAGCGGCGAGCAGGAAGGGGACGAGCAGGCGGATTACAGGCACATGCGCATTCGAATCGAGATTCGACTTGCGTTCAATCGCTTTCTTTTACGTTGACGCGCTGCGCCGATGGCATTCCAGCACGAGTCGGGATAGAGCACGGGCGTGGAGCCGCGTTACCGCGCGCGGGATCTCGGCATCCCGCTCGGGCGTTTCAGGCCCGGCAAATGGAACGCCATCACCGACGTGGAAGGCGTCCTGGTGGGGCACTCCACCATCATCCGCGGCGCGGGACCGCTGCGCCGCGGCCGCGGACCCGTGCGCACGGGCGTCACCGCCATCCTGCCGAACCAGAAAAACATCTTCGAGCAGCGCGTCACCGGAGGAGGGTTCGTCCTCAACGGCGCGGGCGAGGTCTCGGGGCTCACGCAACTGATGGAGTGGGGGATCGTGGAGACCCCGATCTTCCTCACCAACACGCTCAGCGTCGGCGCGGTCAGCGACGCGGCGGTGCAGTGGATGGTGGAGCAGTTCCCCGGAATCGGGGACGAGCACGACGTCCTCATTCCCCTGGTCGGCGAATGCGACGACTCCTGGCTCAACGACGTCGCCGGACGGCACGTGAAGGCGGAGAACGTCCGGGAAGCGCTGGAGACGGCCACCAGCGGGCCCGTGGCCGAGGGATCCGTGGGTGGCGGTACCGGGATGATTTCCTGCGACTTCAAGGCCG
This genomic interval carries:
- the hemB gene encoding porphobilinogen synthase, which translates into the protein MAFPADRPRRLRRTETLRNLVRETRLVPSDFMLPLFAVSGRGVRKPIASMPGVAQLSVDNVVEEARGAYNAGVRSLILFGIPDRKDAEGSSAWDPNGPVCTGFKALKSALPDMVLVADVCMCEYTDHGHCGPLERDARGHVAVANDRTLPLLARAAVAYAQAGADVVAPSDMMDGRVAAIRKALDENGLSETPIMSYAVKYASGFYGPFREAAQSAPKEGDRRGYQMDPANVREARREALLDVAEGADIVMVKPALAYLDVIAEVKRTTNLPIAAYNVSGEYSMLKAAAQAGWIDEKRVCLEILTGIKRAGADIILTYSAAEAARWLQD
- a CDS encoding RDD family protein — protein: MAAGLMDPAEPPGQRPSYPPADFRRRVFARAIDLLVALAPLLLVARGHPLATALLCAGLLLFADSLFGPGRSLGKRLAGLRVVVLATRRPAGVRESVLRNGVFMLAAAPMLAGAPPQLSGAALACIVVLEAGIALRPLSRDLGQRRLGDFIAGTQVIDARLALGLEARPLAKASAAPVPLASRAARQKDSTACASP
- a CDS encoding ATP-grasp domain-containing protein, translating into MRIALTHNLRLTDSEDEAEFDTRETIDALSIALERLGHRVDRIEVSGPASRTAARLEAYAPDLVFNTAEGRRGRFREAFYPALFDELGFPYTGSDAWVLAVTLDKALTKLVLREHGVVSPKGQFVEEISDLKLEGWRFPVIVKPNFEGSSKGITQESVVEDRQRLRALAEKQLARFPAGVLIEEFIPGRDLTVAFLEKCGPDRAGVLSPVEYVIAESELSKRRYRIYDYDLKSVHFDAVDVRCPAEFPPWVLERAQDMARRAYKALGVRDLGRIDFRVAEDGQVYFIEINALPSLEPGAGIYAAAALEGLHTDAVLGKVVESAVARWGLKDPRRSGSRPPRRGPLRVGFTYNVKRVKPALDGTRDEEAEYDAPATIQAVREAIAASGHEVIDLEATADLPSLIETAKPDLVFNMAEGIKGRNRESQVPALLELLDIPYSGSDPAALNIALDKALAKKIVRQHGILTPNFFTMNTGKERLPKDLRFPLIVKPIAEGSSKGVHATSVVENEGELREAAHKMIVKYDQPALVEDYIGGREFTVGMLGERRPKVLPPMEVVFLDESEIRPVYSFEFKQDSSSKIRYDVPAKLEPGQLKALERAARECFIALGCRDVARVDFRMDEQGKVYFLECNPLPGLTPGWSDLVLIAKAAGMEYNALIADILSGAIRRYKERERERRTETRTPEAGKAPNGVNGTHSAPPLASPDESRVIAVPTSGT